The following are encoded in a window of Rosa chinensis cultivar Old Blush chromosome 4, RchiOBHm-V2, whole genome shotgun sequence genomic DNA:
- the LOC121052952 gene encoding uncharacterized protein LOC121052952 isoform X1, producing the protein MGGQGSGKDDDVAVQKVEVSLNQDSFGGFGGAKLNGTNYRTWRKMMTAHLCGLDKMGYVSGTIEVPDEKDLGFGKWENSNGSVMSILYKSMTDEVVQLIIGCETTAEIWKTLKELYLNDSDFAQIHELHTKAFKMTQNGQHVSLYFAALKNIWLEIDQRRPNKMKNADDIKLHNEEKDLLRVHIFLNGLDSKHASAKGELLRLATPPSLDGAFAYIRKDEAQLESAKAIHSELSSLTIQSNPTPPKYVPPHTQQLRPQSSFTSPTGNRPFCNYCKQLGHIEAKCHKLNGYPTSWGKPAPNQQGRAHLVQNPDYYGVEGQDHTTAAGNPSVSMVGRGKIGVALHISDFVGEDTWIIDSGASDHMTYDKSYFTHLSPPPVSKVTNANGEAFPVLGTGSVRLTPTLELHNVLYVPALSHHLISVPQLNA; encoded by the coding sequence ATGGGAGGACAAGGGTCAGGCAAGGATGATGATGTCGCTGTTCAAAAGGTGGAGGTATCTTTGAATCAAGACTCCTTTGGGGGTTTTGGTGGTGCTAAGTTGAATGGCACCAATTACCGTActtggaggaagatgatgacTGCCCATCTGTGTGGGCTTGACAAGATGGGATATGTGAGTGGCACAATTGAAGTACCAGATGAGAAGGACCTAGGGTTCGGAAAGTGGGAGAACTCAAATGGGTCTGTGATGTCCATCCTCTACAAATCAATGACCGATGAGGTAGTTCAATTGATTATTGGATGTGAGACAACTGCTGAGATATGGAAGACTTTGAAAGAGTTGTATCTCAATGATTCTGACTTTGCTCAGATTCATGAACTCCACACCAAGGCATTCAAGATGACTCAGAATGGACAACATGTATCCCTTTATTTTGCTGCTTTGAAGAACATCTGGTTGGAGATTGATCAGAGGCGCCCTAATAAGATGAAGAATGCTGATGATATCAAGCTGCACAATGAGGAGAAAGATTTGTTGCGGGTGCATATATTTCTGAATGGACTTGATTCCAAGCATGCTAGTGCCAAAGGTGAGTTGTTAAGGCTTGCTACTCCTCCTTCCCTTGATGGAGCCTTTGCTTATATTCGCAAGGATGAGGCTCAACTAGAGAGTGCTAAGGCAATTCATTCTGAATTGTCTAGTCTCACAATTCAGTCTAATCCTACACCACCTAAATATGTGCCACCACATACTCAACAGTTGCGTCCTCAGTCTAGCTTTACATCACCTACTGGCAATCGTCCTTTCTGCAACTACTGCAAACAGTTAGGGCACATTGAAGCTAAATGTCACAAGCTAAATGGATATCCTACATCTTGGGGAAAACCAGCACCTAATCAACAAGGACGTGCTCATTTAGTCCAAAATCCTGATTACTATGGTGTGGAGGGGCAAGATCACACAACTGCTGCCGGTAATCCTTCTGTATCCATGGTTGGACGTGGTAAGATTGGTGTTGCTTTACatatttctgattttgttgGGGAAGATACCTGGATCATTGATTCTGGGGCATCggaccatatgacttatgataaatcctaTTTTACCCACTTGTCACCACCACCTGTGTCTAAAGTTACCAATGCAAATGGTGAAGCCTTTCCTGTGTTAGGAACTGGTTCAGTTAGACTTACACCTACATTAGAGCTCCATAATGTCTTATATGTTCCTGCTTTATCTCACCACTTGATATCTGTACCACAATTAAATGCTTAA
- the LOC121052952 gene encoding uncharacterized protein LOC121052952 isoform X2 — translation MGGQGSGKDDDVAVQKVEVSLNQDSFGGFGGAKLNGTNYRTWRKMMTAHLCGLDKMGYVSGTIEVPDEKDLGFGKWENSNGSVMSILYKSMTDEVVQLIIGCETTAEIWKTLKELYLNDSDFAQIHELHTKAFKMTQNGQHVSLYFAALKNIWLEIDQRRPNKMKNADDIKLHNEEKDLLRVHIFLNGLDSKHASAKGELLRLATPPSLDGAFAYIRKDEAQLESAKAIHSELSSLTIQSNPTPPKYVPPHTQQLRPQSSFTSPTGNRPFCNYCKQLGHIEAKCHKLNGYPTSWGKPAPNQQGRAHLVQNPDYYGVEGQDHTTAAGNPSVSMVGRGSSYQGDYWSGRSEGEVVPFGPDVCREETREDGPNRFDFEF, via the exons ATGGGAGGACAAGGGTCAGGCAAGGATGATGATGTCGCTGTTCAAAAGGTGGAGGTATCTTTGAATCAAGACTCCTTTGGGGGTTTTGGTGGTGCTAAGTTGAATGGCACCAATTACCGTActtggaggaagatgatgacTGCCCATCTGTGTGGGCTTGACAAGATGGGATATGTGAGTGGCACAATTGAAGTACCAGATGAGAAGGACCTAGGGTTCGGAAAGTGGGAGAACTCAAATGGGTCTGTGATGTCCATCCTCTACAAATCAATGACCGATGAGGTAGTTCAATTGATTATTGGATGTGAGACAACTGCTGAGATATGGAAGACTTTGAAAGAGTTGTATCTCAATGATTCTGACTTTGCTCAGATTCATGAACTCCACACCAAGGCATTCAAGATGACTCAGAATGGACAACATGTATCCCTTTATTTTGCTGCTTTGAAGAACATCTGGTTGGAGATTGATCAGAGGCGCCCTAATAAGATGAAGAATGCTGATGATATCAAGCTGCACAATGAGGAGAAAGATTTGTTGCGGGTGCATATATTTCTGAATGGACTTGATTCCAAGCATGCTAGTGCCAAAGGTGAGTTGTTAAGGCTTGCTACTCCTCCTTCCCTTGATGGAGCCTTTGCTTATATTCGCAAGGATGAGGCTCAACTAGAGAGTGCTAAGGCAATTCATTCTGAATTGTCTAGTCTCACAATTCAGTCTAATCCTACACCACCTAAATATGTGCCACCACATACTCAACAGTTGCGTCCTCAGTCTAGCTTTACATCACCTACTGGCAATCGTCCTTTCTGCAACTACTGCAAACAGTTAGGGCACATTGAAGCTAAATGTCACAAGCTAAATGGATATCCTACATCTTGGGGAAAACCAGCACCTAATCAACAAGGACGTGCTCATTTAGTCCAAAATCCTGATTACTATGGTGTGGAGGGGCAAGATCACACAACTGCTGCCGGTAATCCTTCTGTATCCATGGTTGGACGTG GATCTTCTTACCAGGGAGACTATTGGTCGGGGAGATCTGAGGGGGAGGTTGTTCCATTTGGACCAGATGTATGCAGGGAAGAAACCAGGGAAGATGGCCCCAATCGCTTTGATTTCGAGTTCTGA